The Megalobrama amblycephala isolate DHTTF-2021 linkage group LG20, ASM1881202v1, whole genome shotgun sequence genome includes a window with the following:
- the LOC125255530 gene encoding gastrula zinc finger protein XlCGF49.1-like: MVFIKEESEDIKIEETFRVKHEDTEEQTDLMALKEESEVLNEMEEKDQYNNHCDFITGEKSLICLQTKETSSQKKGQKTGTRSNFICQQCGKSFKKEGNLKFHVKNHTEKHYTCPQCGKSFKQKGHFEDHIRIHTGEKPYSCQQCGKSFNQIGILNRHRRTHNGEKPYTCLQCGKSFNEHKKLVVHMGVHTGEKPYSCQQCEKSFTKHGSLLVHMRVHTGEKPYRCQQCGNRFTYKGSLNRHMRIHNGEKPFHLPTVWKMIQPIKE; this comes from the exons Atggtgtttattaaagaggagagtgaagacataaagattgaagaaacattcagagtgaaacatgaagatactgaagaacaaacag acctgatggcactgaaagaggagagtgaagtaCTGAATGAAATGGAAGAGAAAGATCAATATAACAATCACTGTGATTTTATTACTGGAGAAAAATCTCTTATTTGCTTACAGACTAAAGAAACTTCATCACAAAAAAAGGGGCAAAAGACAGGGACTAGAAGTAATTTCatctgccaacaatgtggaaagagtttcaaaaaAGAAGGAAACTTGAAATTCCACGTGAAAAATCACACTGAGAAGCATTACacatgccctcagtgtggaaagagtttcaaacaGAAAGGACACTTTGAAGACCAcataagaattcacactggagagaagccttactcctgccaacaatgtggaaaaagtttcaaccAAATAGGAATCCTGAACAGGCACAGGAGAACTCACaatggagagaagccttacacatgccttcagtgtggaaagagtttcaatgaACATAAAAAACTTGTAGTCCACATgggagttcacactggagagaagccttactcctgccaacagtgtgaaaagagtttcaCTAAACATGGAAGCCTTCTAGTCCatatgagagttcacactggagagaaaccttacaggtgccaacagtgtggaaacagATTCACTTATAAAGGAAGCCTTAATaggcacatgagaattcacaatggagagaagccttttcacctgccaacagtgtggaaaatgATTCAACCgataaaagaataa
- the LOC125255184 gene encoding tripartite motif-containing protein 16-like, producing MAEARISVDQDEFRCPVCLDLLKDPVAIPCGHSYCKICITGCWDQEDQMRVYSCPQCRQTFSPRPALAKNTILAEMVEKLKKIKLPADCYAGAGDVQCDVCTGRKHKAVKSCLVCLESYCQTHFDRHEEFHSRKPHKVTEATGRLQEMICPKHDKILEVFCRTDQECICVLCIIDGHKNHDTVSAAAQRTEKQHQLRETQRWFQQRIQQREKDLQQLREAVESHKRSAQTAVEDSERIFTELIRSIERSRSEATQRIRDQEKTAVSRAEGRLERLEQEINDLRRRDAELEQLSHTQDHIHFLQSFQSLSAPPESTDVNDDPFSSLCSFDVVRESVHQLRDKLEDFCKEELKKISDRVTFTNIVPRTRNDFLQSPFRSECDLPVYSIVTRIDFISTATTIYFSVSQFNLDLNTVNKCLRLSEGNRVITFTDIFKVQPYPDHPDRFDYLQVLCRESVCGRCYWEIEWSGNNGVSISVSYKSISRKGRGKECLFGSNDQSWSLICSSSSCSFRHNNIETELPVKPISRRIGVYVDHSAGTLSFYSIRRNTMSLTHTVQTTFTQPLYPGFSVGYKGSVKLC from the exons atggcagaagccagaATTTCAGTGGATCAGGATGAGTTTAGGTGtccagtgtgtctggatctcctgaaggatccTGTGGccattccctgtggacacagttactgtaagatctgtattacaggctgctgggatcaggaggatcagatgagagtctacagctgccctcagtgcagacagaccttcagtccaagacctgctttagctaaaaacaccattctggctgaaatggtggagaaactgaagaagattaaacttcctgctgactgttacgctggagctggagatgtgcagtgtgacgtctgtactggaagaaaacacaaagccgtcaagtcctgtctggtgtgtctgGAGTCTTACTGTCAAACTCATTTTGACCGTCATGAGGAATTTCACTCTCGTAAGCCACATAAAGTGACTGaagccactggacgactgcaggagatgatctgcccGAAACACGACAAGATCCTTGAGGTTTTCTGCCGCACCGATCAGGAGTGTATATGCGTGCTGTGTATAATAGATGGACATAAAAACCACGACACTGTATCAgctgcagcacagaggacagagaaacag CACCAGCTAAGGGAGACGCAGAGGTGgttccagcagaggatccagcagagagagaaagatcttcagcagctgagagaggctgtggagtctcataag cgctctgcacagacagcagtggaggacagtgagaggatcttcactgagctcatccgctccattgagagaagccgctctgaggccacacagcggatcagagatcaggaaaagactgcagtgagtcgagctgaaggacgactggagcgactggagcaggagatcaatgatctgaggaggagagacgctgagctggagcagctttcacacacacaggatcacatccatttcctgcag agtttccagtctctctcagctcctcctgaatctacagaCGTAAATGACGATCCCTTCAGTTCTCTCTGCTCTTTTGATGTTGTGAGAGAATCTGTCCAtcagctgagagacaaactggaggatttctgcaaagaggagctGAAGAAGATCTCTGATAGAG tcactttcaccaacattgttcccagaaccaggaacgacttcctacaat CGCCGTTCAGGTCAGAGTGTGACCTGCCAGTTTACTCCATTGTGACCAGAATAGACTTTATTTCCACAGCAACAACTATTtacttcagtgtttct cagttcaatctggatctgaacacagtaaATAAATGCCTCCGTCTGTCTGAGGGGAACAGAGTGATTACATTCACTGATATTTTCAAAGTCcagccgtatcctgatcatccagacagatttgattatcttcaggtgttgtgtagagagagtgtgtgtggacgctgttactgggagattgagtggagtgggaATAATGGTGTGTcaatatcagtgtcatataagagtatcagcaggaagggacggggtaaagagtgtttgtttggatctaatgatcagtcctggagtttgatctgctcttcctccagttGCTCATTCAGACACAATAACATAGAGACTGAACTCCCTGTAAAGCCCATCAGCaggagaataggagtgtatgtggatcacagtgcaggaactctgtccttctacagcatcAGGAGAAACACAATGAGCCTCacccacacagtccagaccacattcactcagccgctctatcctgggtttagtGTTGGTTATAAAggatcagtgaaactgtgttga